The region GACTATGCCGAACTGGACATGAAGGATCGCAGGCTCGTCCTGTGCCACTATCCCTTCCGTAGCTGGAACGGCCAGCATCGCGGCGCGCTCAACCTCCATGGACATAGCCATGGTCGGCTGAAACCCATGCCGTGACAGCTCGACGTCGGAGTGGACGTGCACGGTTTCGCGCCAGTGACGCTTGAGCAGCTTCTTGGACTGCCGGCGAAGGGCTAGCGTTGCTGTCAACTTGGAACACGTCCGCCCGTCGTTCGTCCAATCGATGAACAGCAGGAGCAGAACAGATGGCGATCTTCAACAAGGATATGATCGATCTCGCGGGCAAGAACGATCTCTGGCAGAAGGAGGTGTACCGCGACGCCAAGGTACAGATTGTGTTGATGAGTATTCCGGCTGGAGAGGAAATCGGGCTGGAGACCCATCCGGCCGATCAGACGACCTTCATCGTGCATGGCGAAGCGCAGATGGTGATCGACGGGCACTCGACGAAGGCGGGTCCCAATCATCTCGTGGTCGTGCCCAAGGGTGCCGAACACAACGTCATCAACAAGGGAACGGAGGCACTGAAATTGTTCTCGGTCTATGCGCCGCCAGCCGAACCGGAAGGCGCCGCGTTCAAGACGAAGGCTGAAGCCGAGGAGGCCGAGAAGAGCGTTTTCGCCAAGGCTGCCGACAAGGTGAAGGAGGCAATAAGGCGATGACCGGCGCGGGGCGCGGCGTTGCGTCCCGGGTCCATCGCTGACAGCATGCTCATAAACGGGGGTATCCGATAATTGGCACGATACTTTTGGCCATTCAGGCCGAGCCGGCAAGCTATGATGCCGTCGTCGCTGCGCCGAATTGTTATCGCGTTCTCTCAGAAGACGATGAGATTCGCGTCTTGCGGGCCGAGATCGCGCCCGAGGCCACCGCGCCCGTTCACGATCACCCGCCGCGGTGTCAACACAAGGTGGCCCGTAGTTGATGACCAAGCTCGCCGAGACCAGCGTGAATTTGGATGCCGAGGCCGTCTGAGTAGCGCACGCGCCTGGCGGGCGGTCGCTCTTTCCAATCAACTCCACACACGGGCACGACATGACGATCAAGGCTATATTCTTCGACATCGATGGCACGCTGGTCGACAGCAACAACATGCATGTGGACGCCTGGATGGACGCGTTCGCTACCGTTGGCGCGACCTTCGACGGTCAGACTATCCACGACCAGATAGGCAAGGGCACCGACATGCTTGTGCCGACGCTGCTGCCCGACGCCTATGAGGATGAGCAGGAGCGTCTTGGCGACGAGCATGGCAAGGCCTTCAAGTCCCGCTTTCTCAAGCGCGTCCGTCCATTCGCGGGGGCGCGCGATCTGCTTCCGCGAGCGTCGCAAAACGGACAGGCCATCGTCTTCGCTTCGTCGGCGTCGTCGGACGAGCTCGAGCACTATCTCGACCTATTGGACGCGCGAAACCTGGTCAGCGCCACCACGAGTTCGGATGACGTCGAGAACACCAAGCCTGCGCCCGACATCTTCTCGGTCGCCTTGGGGAAGGTCGCGCCCCTGCAGGCGCATGAGGTCGTCGTCGTGGGCGACACACCGTACGACATCGAGGCGGCCAGAAAGTGCGGCATCGCGGCGATTGCTGTCCGCTCCGGTGGCTTCCCCGATGAAGAGCTACTCGGAGCCGGGGCGGTCGCGCTGTATGACGACGTTGAGGCGCTGCTGCGGAATTACGACACCTCGCCGTTGGCCCCCGATGCCGACGGTGGGGCGCGGTACTAATGTGTGTTGAATCCGAAACGGGAGGTGAACGATCCGGCGCGAGCCGCGGTTGCCAGGTCTCGATGTCATCCGAGATAGGCGGGATTGACCCTGCCATGTCTAAGGGCGAAAATGAGCAATGCGGTTCTTGGTAGTCGAAAGCGAGACAAAGGAGGAACGCGAGACGCGGCGTGCCACGGCCGGCAAGAGCTCGGGGGAGACATATCAGTCCACTCTCGAGCAACTCGTGCCGGGCGTGGACCTTAAACGCACCGCCCCGGCCGACGGTGACACCCGGCCGATGGTTGTGGACGAAATCTCTGCGTTCGACGCGGTCTTCATCACGTGATCGCCGCTCCACGTTTACGAGCCCGCGCCGGAGGTCGAACGGCAGCTCGCCTTCATGAAGGCGGTCTACGCCTCGGGAACGCCGTCGTTCGGTTCCTGTGCCGGCCTGCAGCTGGCGGTCGCCGCGGCCGGCGGAAAGGTTCGCCCTATGTCAGAACGCATCGAGGCTGCCGTGGCACGCCGCATCACCGCGACCGAGGCGGGGCGGACGCACCCGCTGCTCGCGGGCCGACCGGCCGCGTGGGATGCGGCGGCGATACATACGGACGAGGTCGACACGCTTCCGATTGGCGCAACGTTGCTGGCAGGAAATGATGTGACGCAGGTGCAGGCCTTGGAGATACGCCACGGGGCCGGCATCTTCTGGGGTGTGCAGTATCACCCCGAGCTTGCACCGGGCGAGATCGCCGCGGCGATACGGCGGCAGGCCGCCTCCATCGTCGAGGCCGGACTGGCGGGGGACACCACCGCCGTCGAACGGCGGGCCGAGCTCCTGGACCGCATCCACCGCGATCCGCACGACGTGTCCGCCCGTTGGGAGCTGGGGGTCGATGGCGAGTTCGCGGAGGAGGACCGCCGGCGAACGGAGTTGACCAATTTCATCGCGGCGATCCCAACGCTGCGCGGTGCACGGTGACAATCCGATGATCGTGTCGAACGTACTTGAAGCCGGCTTCTGGGGTTTCGTGGGCGGCTCCGCACTCATCCTCGGTGCGCTGATCGCCTGGTTCGTGTCGCTCCCGCAAAGACTGATCGCCGCCATCATGGCGATCGGCTCGGGCGTTTTGATCTCGGCGGTGGCCTTCGACCTGATGGATGAGGCGTTCCGCCAGGGTGGCTTTGACTCCACGGCGGCCGGCTTCCTCGGAGGAGCCATAGTCTACACCGCGGCCAACGTGCTCATTTCACGCCGGGGGGCCCGCCATCGCAAGCGGTCGGGCTCGAACCCGGACGCCAGTCAGACGCATGCTGACGCCGGGGCTGGCACTGCGATCGCCGTCGGCGCCCTGCTCGACGGCATTCCCGAATCGGTGGTCATCGGCGTGAGCCTCCTTGCGGGCGGCGGCGTTAGTGTCGTCACGGTGGCGGCCGTATTCCTTTCCAACGTGCCCGAAGGTCTGTCGAGCGCGGCGGGGATGAAGAAGGCGGGAAGGGGCCCGGGTTACGTTTTCGGGGTATGGGGCGGCATCGCCGTGGCTTCCGGCATCGCCGCGATGGTCGGCAACGTCGCGCTTGCAGGCGCCAGTCCCGAGATCGTGGCAGCGGTAACAGCGGTGGCGGCCGGTGCCATTCTCGCGATGCTGGTCGATACGATGATTCCCGAGGCAACGGAGGCAACGCATGAATATTCCGGATTGATAGCGGTCGTGGGATTCCTGCTGGCCTTTGTCTTGTCAAAGCTCGGCGGCTAAGGCGCGTCCCCGCGGTCATACCGTATTTGCCGTCAAACCGTTGGAACGACTGACGCAGGGTCGCCGTTGTTGGCCGAACAGAGGGGGATGGACATGGATGTTGCAACGACAAGTCTGGTTGAGCGCATCGCGCGTGCGTTGGCGGGTCTCGATCATAGCGCGAACGCCGCTGGTGGCGAGACGTCGGCGTCCACTAGTGTGGACGAGACCTGGCGAGCCTATCTCGGTCAGGCCGACGCGGTACTCCGTACGATCCGCGAACCCTCGGGGGCAATGTCAGCGGCCGGCGACCCGAGGATCTGGGCGGCCATGGTCGATGCCGCGATCGTCGAATCGGAGGCCCCGTGAGGGCGCATCGATCCCCGGTGGTAGCCCTCCAGGCTGATGCGGACGAACGGGATGTGTGCCAGGTGCCGATCGCGGTCCTAGGCAATCGGTTGGAGCGACGCAGGCTTGCGGCAAAGGCCAAGCGAGAAGCCCCTCGCGTTCGTACCTGCAGCTGCTGCTGACGAATACCGCCAGCGTCCGTGGCGCTGGTTGCTATCAGCTGCGCTTGGACGCTGCCGCGATCCTCTCGTCGCTGATCGCAACCCCATCGGTGCCCGCCGAAACCAAATCATAGGCCGCCCGCCGCTGTATCGGTACGTTTCCGCCGCTAGGGAGCGGGGCGTCAGCGCCCACATTATACTCATCCGAGACACAAGGACGCACGCTCTAGCCTGGCGGTATCTCGGAAGACCGGGATGACCCGCCCTTCGGCATGACCAACGTCAGATATCGGGTGCCCGGCGGATCCTAGCGCCAAGTGTTCCAGCAGCTAGTACTCAGTTATCAGCCGTATGTCCGGCTCGACGGTTTATTCCCCCAGCGTCATTGGGGCAGCAGGCGGGGGAATTCGGGCGGCAGTTCGCGTGCGAGGAAGCCGATCGGGCCGGCCGTCGTGGCGACACGCCGGCCGCCCTGGCCGTGCAGCCAGACGCCCCAGCCGGCGGCCACCAAGGGCGTCGCACCGCGTGATAGTAGCCCGCCTATTGCACCTGCGAGCACGTCGCCGGATCCGGCGGTGGCGAGCCCAGTGCCGCCACCACCATAATGGAGGAGTTCGCCAGTTGGGGCGGCTATGACCGTGTCACTGCCCTTCAGCACTACCACCGCATTGTAGATGTCGGACACCTCGCGGGCGACGCGTTCCGTATCATTGCCGATCGTGTCCTCGTCCAGGCCGGTCAGCATTGCCATCTCGCCGTGGTGCGGGGTGAACACAAGCCGCCCCGCGAATGCCTCCAACTCGGACTTCAGTTCGGACGCGCACCCCAGCGCGAGCGCATCGATCACGAGGGTCAAGTCGTCACGAGAATCATCGAGCACGATCCGAAGCAATGCGGCAGCGGCTCGGGTCGTCCCGATACCGGGGCCGACGATGAGCGCTTCACAACCATCGAGCGCTTTCCGTAGCGATGGTTGCGGATCGCCAATGATCTCGCCATCCGGATCCTCCGCCAGTGCGACGACGCCCGCTTCCGGCACGAGAAGGCCGAGCCCCGTCGCGACCGAAGCGATCGTTGCCATCTGCAGCTTGCCTGCGCCGGCACGCAGGGCGGCTTCGCCGGTCAGCCGGAGCGCGCCCGGTACCATGCGCGAGCCGCCGATGGCGAGCACGCGGCCACGGCTGTTCTTGGTCGTGCCGGAAGCGTCGTGCACCGGTACCGGGTTGGCGGCGATCCATGCGCTATCAATCCGAACCGCGCCGCTCACCCCCGGACCCCCGCAGTCCGTTCCGGTTCGGCCGTCACGTCCGCTGCGCTATCGCCTTCCAGATATTCGACGGCATTGTATTGGGTCAGGACGAGCTTGCCGCCCGATGCCGCGGTTTCGTCGAGGCGATATTCTGTGATCGAGCAGTTGGCGACATCGCCGTCGGCATCGATTGCCAGGATTTGCTCTTCAGTCATGTTCTCGATGACGTAGCGCAGGCACAGCACGACGACCTGATGCGCGACGATCATGACCCTGCGGCCAGCATAGTGAAGCGCGATCATGTCCATCACCGAGCGCAGCCGGAAGATCACGTCGCACCAACTCTCTCCGCCCGGCGGGCGATGATAGAATTTGCCAAGAATGCGCCGGAACTCGGCCTGATCTGGATGGATCGATGCGACGCCGCCGGTCGTCAGGCCGTCGAGAATGCCGAACTCCTTCTCGCGCAACCGCTCGTCCAGGCAGATCGACACCGCCGCATCCGGGTCCCAGCAGCCGCGGAAGATCTCGGCGGTTTCCCGTGCGCGGACAAAAGGCGAAGCGAGCAGTACGTCCGGGCGGGCATCGTCGTCCAACGCGCCGAACCAACTGCCCAGCGCCGCTGCCTGATCTTCGCCGCGCGGTGACAACGGTATGTCCACGTCCCGCGCATCGAGCGTTATGCGATCCGAGCCGGCCGCATGCGCCGCGTCCCTCGCGACATTTCCTGCACTTTCGCCGTGGCGGACGATCCAGAGTGTGCTTGGCCAACGGGATGTCATCGGAGTCTACCTGAGACTGGCAAAGAAGAATGCTCCCGCCGAGCCGCCATCGCCATATGCGATAGCGGCATGGGCGGGAAATGATCACATGGCGTGATCGGCCATGGCACCCGTTTGCAGCTTCTGCGCCGCGGCGAGATGCTGCTTAACGATCGGCACCGCTTTCTTGGCCGAGGCGCGCAGCGCCGCCTGATCGCCGTCCTTTCCGTAGCTCGTGTGCAGGTCGAGCGCGGCCTGGTGTGCCGGGACCTGCTGCGCGAGATAGGTGCGGTCGAAATCCGTGACGGCGACGGTCTGCAGTTCGTTCACCGAGGTGGTCGCGGCTGGATCAAGCATGGGCATCGGCGGGGTCATGCCGGCCTTCTTCGCCGCTGCCATTGTGGCGGCAGTGGTCTTCTGGTGATGCTTGATCAGCATGGCGGCATACCGGCGGATCGCCGGGTTCTGCGAACGCTGCACCGCGACCTGGCTGGAATTGATCTCGTAGAGGTCGCTCATCCCGGCGGCCATGACGTACGGCGCAGCCGACATCTTCGCTTCGGCGGGCGGCGGTGGGGGCGGCGTCTGCGCCGAAA is a window of Sphingomonas sp. Leaf357 DNA encoding:
- a CDS encoding cupin domain-containing protein, with product MAIFNKDMIDLAGKNDLWQKEVYRDAKVQIVLMSIPAGEEIGLETHPADQTTFIVHGEAQMVIDGHSTKAGPNHLVVVPKGAEHNVINKGTEALKLFSVYAPPAEPEGAAFKTKAEAEEAEKSVFAKAADKVKEAIRR
- a CDS encoding HAD family hydrolase, translating into MTIKAIFFDIDGTLVDSNNMHVDAWMDAFATVGATFDGQTIHDQIGKGTDMLVPTLLPDAYEDEQERLGDEHGKAFKSRFLKRVRPFAGARDLLPRASQNGQAIVFASSASSDELEHYLDLLDARNLVSATTSSDDVENTKPAPDIFSVALGKVAPLQAHEVVVVGDTPYDIEAARKCGIAAIAVRSGGFPDEELLGAGAVALYDDVEALLRNYDTSPLAPDADGGARY
- a CDS encoding ZIP family metal transporter; translation: MIVSNVLEAGFWGFVGGSALILGALIAWFVSLPQRLIAAIMAIGSGVLISAVAFDLMDEAFRQGGFDSTAAGFLGGAIVYTAANVLISRRGARHRKRSGSNPDASQTHADAGAGTAIAVGALLDGIPESVVIGVSLLAGGGVSVVTVAAVFLSNVPEGLSSAAGMKKAGRGPGYVFGVWGGIAVASGIAAMVGNVALAGASPEIVAAVTAVAAGAILAMLVDTMIPEATEATHEYSGLIAVVGFLLAFVLSKLGG
- a CDS encoding NAD(P)H-hydrate dehydratase, translated to MSGAVRIDSAWIAANPVPVHDASGTTKNSRGRVLAIGGSRMVPGALRLTGEAALRAGAGKLQMATIASVATGLGLLVPEAGVVALAEDPDGEIIGDPQPSLRKALDGCEALIVGPGIGTTRAAAALLRIVLDDSRDDLTLVIDALALGCASELKSELEAFAGRLVFTPHHGEMAMLTGLDEDTIGNDTERVAREVSDIYNAVVVLKGSDTVIAAPTGELLHYGGGGTGLATAGSGDVLAGAIGGLLSRGATPLVAAGWGVWLHGQGGRRVATTAGPIGFLARELPPEFPRLLPQ
- a CDS encoding histidine phosphatase family protein, which produces MTSRWPSTLWIVRHGESAGNVARDAAHAAGSDRITLDARDVDIPLSPRGEDQAAALGSWFGALDDDARPDVLLASPFVRARETAEIFRGCWDPDAAVSICLDERLREKEFGILDGLTTGGVASIHPDQAEFRRILGKFYHRPPGGESWCDVIFRLRSVMDMIALHYAGRRVMIVAHQVVVLCLRYVIENMTEEQILAIDADGDVANCSITEYRLDETAASGGKLVLTQYNAVEYLEGDSAADVTAEPERTAGVRG
- a CDS encoding DUF4142 domain-containing protein translates to MNRSILTLTLALALSVPTFAVSAQTPPPPPPAEAKMSAAPYVMAAGMSDLYEINSSQVAVQRSQNPAIRRYAAMLIKHHQKTTAATMAAAKKAGMTPPMPMLDPAATTSVNELQTVAVTDFDRTYLAQQVPAHQAALDLHTSYGKDGDQAALRASAKKAVPIVKQHLAAAQKLQTGAMADHAM